The following proteins are co-located in the Argopecten irradians isolate NY chromosome 9, Ai_NY, whole genome shotgun sequence genome:
- the LOC138331733 gene encoding mediator of RNA polymerase II transcription subunit 13-like isoform X2, which yields MNHPNPSGNGCSLEDCYANIFALTDICGIKWRKLTAKADYSPNTVDHLEDPVLESYSRCIQADILCVWRRVQRNSDQPQRVIDQLSHHKELWIFWYGDEPSVLGNLLSPYLDESEHGSWDKDKDKDKDNSLSYECRTLLFKALHNLIEKCLLSKGFARLGRWFVQPFDSTQTNTERGTHLSFSFNFFLHGESSVCGSIDVKQHPPVWNLTPQHLTLAQENQANFQVILAPYGLNGTLTGNSYRETDQSAHKILEEWGRFYPLNADDLKDDTSRPPPLVEVIVAGVRMKYPSCYVFLCDSEESPARVQPHTVSSTSRGQSGGQMTPPMSENLVGGETGIKILPSLHYSGNPSELNTDIVANTANAFSIQIRNRVSQDNCVTSGIVKRSTETYHDSHAAGVWEINDPTAKTNCNCLRHRVNKGKQSLTSHGKGANTTGTKHQKGENPEKLERQQSRVNRSLTSFHRRALLTDDLLQFDMIGMMPQVQPPPPPNANFSSTTTANVLPQLNEGVGVESPSPAAPSPLDEPHSQTVVNPSVDPTMPKLSPHPPAEESTEKEVGPAVGKPAAESVINGGVDNVAKPAENASSVSQKALTDSVFSPNSWPTSQGDVVKNSNVNSWISSQQRQIDSMKNLKRPVLPLKECEQDELVTNAIYSFEQVNVWNNFPVKKAKVESLYLANLMGSQVPHDPRQNSMPSPAQKNLKPSTPQPSAPDIYEFSDEASINPSPISTRSFRSSRDDRSSFSKMEDDKDSSRHNGDSFIFPDRPSHGGESLGSPPETPNPVPTPSLTHEYDLRPTQSDLDHIFDDSSDNDDPFTSPSVVAEKPTEEKKFPAVINDGSITPSELMRMYPTPPSNPESCHDTAMEVSCVEIKPVIKSEIFQCISNPVEDFSKDWSYVYKQPTAAQFDMSSKYSPVDLPSANGQLSPVQQPPDYKASWQFQMPIMEKPNPTSYINVPSIENIPSLSSRMPSSAVAASPAPFQNSVGQQRTPMSYELQSPASNASSYLNKTLNSIDNSGTNNQIPEVHSLIVNITLSDSRLNLFRDYNFDSCNICVCQMSIKGVDVGLYMPDPSGAPPEPPERCSCGFSAVVNRRVGHNAGLFYEDEVEITGIRDDRYDQRKPSLLAMEFQQKDGNKPEDLNQVELELLLGQFTMPYSSFAATDHMFKLWLSNSSHYAGSVFDVLQLQDGNEVSYQALDQGRQAMEHCPPCKLDDPHMKKSCLHKWQFLQGAARIPQNSQDSVRLLKTLQPLLQDAIQNSRVTRLWEHTYKLSGPLTWKEFHQLAGRGADENSAPQPIPSFLVGYDRDWLSVSPHALHFWDKQFLEPYGKPRDIAYVVLSPENDYIVNAVKLFFKELSTVYGMSKMGRHCPASKVLRDGIMRVGRKAAETVVNETVDEWFTQIGDSPIAEKLRLYAKVCLHRLSPYLSQNMDMKSLFEPTTTHRPGYKTPDSSAPTSTSVPTSQSDHSSFNTPQSNSSEDKENASSQENGETQKDMSFGRQDDEDENTNCPALVIYIVNPFTYGQEWDSSLDRLVHTGLLKCYQALVKTLPPQLQQNINLQMVPLKTILENTEKGSNTQLLKSMSFSVFNMCGWNLVHTVMGRSLTGFGPAAAAERLLKKKEVEKHRLYSPPFILAPTKDKQAILAESTCGEKIEKSNVLFCVYCLSEDQRWLLGVCTDECGELMETCTINIEIPNRNRRRKASARKIGLKKYWDFILGVVSVVASPCRLVISRFGRIGHGEMKGWSGLLSKKNIMRVSKQVKESCVQCSLLSGTDVPGVLSACLVSLEAQPSFHIMADAVKLEEKMSSKCPLQTPRDTSVTHILVFPTSAKAQANSSGNEPAGGMDIVNHNLMEDNILECLETDFNADTDEDLSFLNLFESLKSDPLPNMPGSPTGMDTGHHPSIGGMNDHSSVGQNTTGSDPQDEAPNLLQQPLAMGYYLSTARHGPLPRWFWSSAPENENHRLSCFKAALHVHNSQKHDDFMQSTQNRNSHPLDSGLTCDVLRYVLENFNSLSWLTYDVVENDRQSCLPIHFVVLLQMYHALNAFV from the exons ATGAATCACCCAAATCCATCAGGCAACGGCTGTTCTCTGGAGGATTGTTACGCGAACATATTTGCATTG ACGGATATTTGTGGGATAAAATGGAGGAAATTGACAGCCAAAGCTGATTATAGCCCGAATACGGTTGATCATTTGGAGGACCCGGTGCTCGAGTCCTATTCCAGATGTATCCAGGCCGATATTCTGTGTGTTTGGAGAAGGGTTCAAAGGAACTCGGACCAACCACAGAGAGTTATAGATCAGCTCTCCCACCATAAAGAGTTGTGGATATTTTGGTATGGTGATGAGCCGTCTGTCCTTGGTAACCTCTTGTCTCCTTATTTAGATG AATCCGAGCATGGATCATGGGATAAAGACAAAGATAAAGACAAGGATAATTCTTTATCTTATGAATGTCGTACATTACTCTTCAAAGCTCTGCATAACCTCATAGAAAA GTGCTTGCTAAGTAAAGGTTTTGCCAGACTTGGAAGATGGTTTGTGCAACCCTTTGACTCCACCCAAACCAACACAGAAAGAGG AACTCATCTGTCATTCAGTTTCAACTTTTTCCTACATGGAGAAAGCTCTGTATGTGGCAGTATTGATGTAAAACAACATCCACCAGTATGGAATCTTACCCCACAGCATTTGACTTTGGCCCAAGAAAATCAGGCCAATTTCCAAG TCATCCTTGCCCCATATGGATTGAATGGGACCTTGACTGGAAATTCCTATAGAGAGACGGACCAATCAGCACACAAAATTCTGGAGGAATGGGGTCGATTTTACCCCCTAAATGCTGATGATCTGAAAGATGATACAAGTCGCCCACCACCTCTTGTGGAAGTGATTGTCG CTGGAGTTCGGATGAAATATCCGTCATGTTATGTGTTCCTATGTGACTCTGAAGAATCTCCAGCTCGTGTACAGCCCCACACAGTCTCTTCCACATCTCGTGGTCAATCTGGCGGCCAAATGACTCCACCAATGTCAGAAAATTTAGTTGGCGGTGAAACAGGCATCAAAATCTTACCTTCCCTCCACTATTCTGGTAATCCTAGTGAACTCAACACCGACATCGTAGCCAATACTGCAAACGCATTCAGCATCCAAATACGCAACCGAGTCAGTCAGGATAACTGTGTCACATCGGGCATCGTTAAAAG ATCAACTGAGACCTATCATGACAGCCATGCTGCAGGAGTATGGGAAATCAATGACCCTACTGCTAAAACAAACTGTAATTGTCTGAG ACACCGAGTAAATAAAGGGAAGCAAAGTCTGACAAGTCATGGAAAAGGTGCGAACACTACAGGTACTAAGCATCAAAAGGGCGAGAATCCGGAAAAGCTCGAGCGCCAGCAGTCGCGTGTAAATCGAAGTCTGACTTCCTTTCACCGACGAGCTCTCCTTACCGATGACTTGCTTCAGTTTGACATGATTGGGATGATGCCACAAGTTCAGCCTCCCCCTCCACCTAATGCCAACTTCAGCTCCACAACAACTGCCAACGTGTTGCCTCAGCTGAACGAGGGAGTGGGAGTGGAGTCACCATCCCCAGCGGCCCCTTCCCCATTGGACGAACCCCACAGCCAGACTGTGGTCAACCCCAGTGTTGACCCCACCATGCCTAAACTTAGCCCCCACCCTCCAGCTGAGGAATCGACTGAAAAGGAAGTGGGTCCAGCAGTCGGCAAGCCTGCTGCTGAAAGTGTTATTAACGGAGGAGTGGACAATGTTGCCAAACCAGCAGAAAATGCCTCCTCAGTCTCCCAAAAAGCTTTGACTGACAGTGTATTCTCTCCTAACTCATGGCCAACAAGCCAGGGAGATGTTGTTAAAAATTCTAATGTTAATAGCTGGATTTCGTCTCAGCAGCGCCAGATTGATTCTATGAAAAACCTGAAAAGGCCAGTTTTACCTTTAAAGGAGTGTGAGCAAGATGAACTAGTCACAAATGCTATTTACAGCTTTGAACAAGTCAATGTTTG gaaTAACTTTCCTGTCAAGAAGGCCAAAGTGGAAAGTCTGTACCTGGCCAATCTAATGGGATCCCAGGTTCCACATGATCCCAGACAGAACAGTATGCCCAGTCCAGCCCAGAAAAACCTCAAGCCCTCAACACCCCAGCCCTCGGCTCCAGACATCTATGAGTTTTCTGACGAAGCCTCCATCAACCCATCTCCTATCTCTACACGAAGCTTCCGCAGCAGTCGTGATGATCGCTCTTCTTTTAGTAAAATG GAAGACGATAAGGACTCCAGTAGACACAATGGTGACTCGTTCATCTTTCCTGATCGGCCGTCGCATGGAGGAG AGTCTTTAGGATCACCACCTGAGACACCTAATCCTGTGCCGACACCTAGCCTGACCCATGAGTATGATCTCCGACCCACTCAGAGTGACCTGGATCATATCTTCGACGACTCCTCCGATAATGATGATCCT TTTACTAGTCCAAGTGTAGTAGCAGAAAAGCCAACAGAGGAAAAGAAGTTTCCAGCTGTGATAAATGATGGATCAATAA CTCCTTCTGAGTTGATGAGGATGTATCCCACTCCACCGTCAAACCCCGAGTCCTGTCATGACACTGCCATGGAGGTCTCCTGTGTTGAAATAAAGCCAGTAATCAAATCGGAAATCTTCCAGTGCATCAGTAACCCAGTGGAAGACTTTTCAAAG GATTGGTCTTACGTGTACAAACAGCCGACTGCAGCCCAGTTTGACATGTCCAGTAAATACTCCCCAGTCGATCTTCCTAGTGCTAATGGTCAGTTGTCTCCTGTCCAACAACCACCAGACTACAAAGCTTCATGGCAGTTCCAAATGCCAATCATGGAAAAACCAAACCCAACAAG TTATATAAATGTGCCGTCCATAGAGAACATCCCCAGTCTCTCTTCCCGCATGCCCTCAAGTGCTGTGGCGGCATCTCCAGCCCCGTTCCAGAACAGTGTCGGCCAACAACGCACTCCCATGTCATACGAGCTTCAGTCTCCAGCATCTAATGCCTCCTCGTATCTTAACAAGACTCTCAACTCTATAGACAATTCTGGCACCAATAACCAGATTCCGGAAGTACACAGTCTCATTGTGAACATAACATTGTCAGACTCGAGACTCAACTTATTCCGTGATTATAACTTTGATAGCTGCAATATTTGTGTATGTCAGATGAGCATTAAGGGTGTGGACGTTGGACTATACATGCCCGACCCTAGTGGTGCTCCCCCCGAGCCTCCAGAACGTTGTTCGTGTGGCTTTAGTGCTGTTGTGAATCGGCGTGTTGGACACAATGCTGGCCTGTTCTATGAGGATGAGGTAGAAATAACAGGCATACGTGATGATCGTTACGACCAAAGGAAACCTAGTTTATTAGCCATGGAATTTCAACAGAAGGACGGTAATAAGCCTGAGGACTTGAATCAAGTGGAATTGGAGTTACTTTTAGGGCAGTTCACAATGCCATACTCGTCGTTTGCTGCCACAGATCACATGTTCAAACTATGGCTTTCCAACTCCTCCCATTATGCAGGATCTGTCTTTGATGTGTTGCAGCTGCAGG ATGGAAATGAGGTGTCATATCAGGCTTTGGACCAGGGTCGCCAAGCCATGGAACACTGTCCACCTTGCAAGTTAGATGATCCACATATGAAAAAGAGCTGCCTTCACAAATGGCAGTTTTTGCAAGGTGCTGCCAGAATTCCTCAGAACTCACAGGACAGTGTACGTCTTCTAAAAACACTACAGCCATTACTGCAGGATGCCATACAGAACAGTCGAGTTACAAGATTATGGGAACATACTTATAAACTGTCAGGTCCTCTCACCTGGAAAGAGTTCCATCAGCTGGCTGGCAGAG GTGCTGATGAAAACTCTGCTCCCCAGCCAATTCCATCATTCCTGGTTGGTTACGACCGAGACTGGCTCTCTGTCTCGCCTCATGCTCTTCACTTTTGG GACAAGCAGTTCCTGGAGCCATATGGTAAACCACGCGACATTGCCTACGTGGTGTTGTCTCCCGAAAATGACTACATTGTCAATGCTGTGAAGCTTTTCTTTAAAGAGCTCAGCACAGTGTATGGTATGTCAAAGATGGGAAGGCACTGTCCAGCCTCTAAGGTTCTCCGTGATGGCATCATGCGGGTCGGCAGGAAGGCAGCTGAGACTGTTGTAAACGAGACAGTGGACGAATGGTTCACACAAATAG GAGATTCACCTATAGCTGAAAAACTGAGACTCTACGCAAAAGTTTGTTTACATCGCTTAT CACCATATCTATCACAAAATATGGACATGAAGTCCTTGTTTGAACCTACGACGACACACCGACCTGGCTACAAAACACCCGACTCGTCAGCACCCACCTCTACTTCTGTTCCCACCTCACAATCAGATCACTCCTCATTCAACACACCACAGTCCAACTCTTCAGAAGACAAAG AAAATGCCTCCTCTCAGGAGAATGGCGAGACCCAGAAGGATATGAGCTTTGGTCGACAAGACGACGAGGACGAGAACACCAACTGTCCCGCTCTAGTCATATACATTGTGAATCCTTTCACCTATGGCCAGGAGTGGGATAGTAGTCTCGACAGACTCGTACACACAGGGCTTCTCAAGTGTTACCAGGCCCTTGTCAAAACACTACCTCCCCAACTACAGCAGAACATAAACCTACAG ATGGTGCCCCTGAAGACAATCCTGGAGAACACAGAGAAAGGAAGCAACACACAGCTGTTAaagtccatgtcattttctgtgtTCAATATGTGTGGCTGGAACCTAGTACACACAGTGATGGGCAGGTCCCTTACTGGCTTTGGTCCAGCTGCTGCAGCCGAGCGTCTTCTCAAGAAAAAGGAG GTTGAGAAGCATCGACTGTACAGTCCTCCATTCATTCTGGCCCCTACTAAGGACAAGCAGGCTATACTGGCTGAGTCCACATGTGGGGAGAAGATTGAAAAAAGTAATGTGCTGTTCTGTGTGTACTGTCTGTCAGAGGACCAGCGCTGGCTGCTGGGTGTCTGTACTGACGAATGTGGAGAACTCATGGAGACCTGTACAATAAACATTGAAATACCAAATAG AAATAGACGGCGTAAAGCATCGGCAAGGAAGATAGGTCTGAAGAAGTACTGGGACTTTATACTGGGAGTAGTGTCAGTTGTGGCTAGCCCCTGTCGTCTGGTTATTAGTCGATTCGGACGAATAGGACATGGAGAAATGAAAG GTTGGTCTGGCCTGCTCAGTAAGAAGAACATCATGCGGGTAAGCAAGCAGGTGAAGGAGTCCTGTGTGCAGTGTTCCCTCCTCAGTGGAACAGATGTACCAGGAGTGCTTAGTGCCTGTCTTGTCTCACTTGAAGCTCAACCTTCCTTCCATATCATGGCTGACGCTGTTAAGCTCGAGGAAAAGATGTCTTCTAAGTGTCCTCTACAGACTCCACGAGACACTTCGGTCACACACATACTCGTCTTCCCAACCTCTGCCAAAGCACAG GCCAACTCAAGTGGAAATGAGCCTGCTGGAGGAATGGACATAGTCAACCACAATTTAATGGAAGACAATATCCTCGAGTGTTTGGAAACAGACTTTAATGCTGATACAGACGAAGACTTGTCCTTCCTGAACTTGTTTGAGTCTCTGAAGAGTGACCCACTTCCTAACATGCCTGGATCACCAACTGGCATGGACACCGGACACCACCCTTCAATAGGAGGCATGAATGACCACTCTTCT GTTGGACAGAATACTACCGGGTCTGATCCCCAGGACGAGGCTCCCAATCTCCTACAGCAGCCGCTGGCTATGGGGTACTACTTATCTACGGCACGCCATGGTCCACTCCCACGCTGGTTCTGGTCATCTGCTCCCGAGAACGAAAATCACAGACTCTCTTGCTTTAAG GCTGCACTCCATGTACATAATTCCCAAAAACATGA